The sequence CTGAACTTGAACACCTGATGTCCGATCTCGTCGTTCCCCTGCGAATCGGTTACCCAGACATTGCCGTCGTCGTCGACGTGCAGACCGTGCGGCAGCACGAACAGTCCCGCGCCGAAGCTGGCGAGCAACTCGCCCGTGTTGCGGTCGTACTTCAGGATCGGATCGACTGTCGGGTTGGCGGCGCAGCCGCCGTCCAGTCCGTTCGCCCCGCAGCGGTCGTACACCCAGACGTGACCGTCGGTGGGATCAATGTCGATGCCCGCCGTCGATCCCCATGTGCGGTCGTCCGGCAACTCAGCCCACTGCGTGAGCACGTCACTGGTCGGGTTCGGCAGGTTACGTTGCACGAGATCGGCATTGCCCATCGGCTCCGCCATTGCTGCGTCGTCGGCCGGCGCCATCTCCGCGCCACCCCCGCAGGCCACCGCGGCGGCCATCGCCACCAGCGCGAAGAGCGTCCCACCGCGCCTGACTACGAATCGATAGTCCATCATGGTCTTCTCTCCTAGGATCCGGTCGTCGGAACCCGTTCAGAAGCCCGATCCTAGCCGAAACCGTTACAGGTTCCAACCGGGGAAACGCACGCCGCCACGGGGACGTCAATCGGCGGTAGGATCGATTCTCGATGGCTTCTTCGGCCCTGGCCGCGCGCCGCACCGCGGTAACCATCGCCATGCTGTTGCTGCCCACAGCCGGCGGCGCCCAGACCGCGCCGCACACCCCCTGGGGAGACCCCGACCTGCAGGGTCTCTGGAACCACGGCACGGCAACCCCGCTCGAGCGGCCCGAACGCTACGGTGAGCGGCCGCTGCTGGACGAGGCGGAAGTTGCGGAGGTGAATGCCGCCCAGACGTCGGCTGAAGGGGTCGGTGCGCGCCGCGTGGTCTGGTGGGAGCGCTCGCTCTCCGACGGGCGGACGGCGATGATCGTCGACCCGCCCGACGGCCGGATTCCGTGGTCGGAGGCGGGCCGCGCAGCGCTTGACGCTCGCTCGCCCGACGGGTTCGACAACCCAGAGGAGCGCAACCTGCCGGGGCGCTGTATCTCGTACGGCATCCCGCGCCTCGGCGGCCCTTACAGTCAGAACATCCATATCGCGCAGGCGCCGGACCAACTGATTCTCTTCTTCGAGATGGTGCACGAGTACCGCGTGGTCTGGCTCGATGGGCGGCCTCGCCTCCCGGACGAAATCCGCCTGTGGCTGGGTGACTCGCGCGGCCGCTTTGAGGGCGACACCCTCGTCGTCGAAACCACCAACTTCCACCCTGACCAGGAGTTCCAGCGTCTCTCGATGGAAAACGTGACGCTCACCGAGCGCTTCACGCGGACCGGCGACGACGCGATCCGCTACGCCGTGACGTTCGAGGACCCGTCGCTCTGGTCCCGCCCGTGGACGGCCGAGATCCGCATGCCGCGGACCGAGGGGCCGATGTTCGAGTTCGCCTGTCATGAGGGCAACGTCGGCATGACCGCGATACTGGAAATCGCGCGGTGGGAAGAAGAGCAGGCCGCAGGACGCTGATGGCGACCCGGGTTCCTGCTCTTGTTTTCGCGGCGGCGCTGGCCCTCGCGGCCCCGGCGGTAACGGCAGGCCAACCGGGGGAGGCCGGATCGCAGCCCGCGGCGCAGTCGGCACCCACGGCCCCGACGGAGATCTTCGGACCGGCACCACCTGTGCCGCCCGCCGTGATAGTGCGTGATGCCAGTGGAGTCACGCTTCGCGCCACACGTATCGGGCAGCGCATCGACATCGATGGCGATCTCGACGAGGAGATCTACGAGCAAGTGCAGTCGATGTCCGACTTCATCCAGAACGATCCGGTCGAGGGAGCGCCGGCCACGGAGCGCACGGAGGTGTGGCTGCTGTTCGACGACGACAACGTCTACGTCGTCGCCCGGTGCTGGGAAACGCGCCCCGACCGGATTGTTGCGAACGAGATGCGGCGCGATAACTTCCGCGTCGTGCGCGACGATAATTTCGCCTGGTCGTTCGACACCTTCTACGACCGGCGCAACGTGATCATGTTCGAGGTGACGGCGGTCGGTGGCCGCATCGACGCGCAGACCACCAACGAGTCGCAGGTAAACATGGATTGGAACCCCATCTGGGATTTCTCCGTGGGCCGCTTCGAAGGCGGGTGGACGATGGAGGCGGCGCTACCCTTCAAGTCGCTCCGCTACCGCGCCGGCGGACCGCAGGTCTGGGGCTTCCAGGCGCGCCGGGTGAACCGCTGGAAGAACGAGTCGTCCTATCTGACGCCGCTTTCGGCCGCGCAGGGACTGCGGGGACACTTCCGCGCATCGCTTGCCGCCACGCTGGTCGGCATCGATGCACCCCCCGCATCGCGCCTATTCGAGGTGAAACCGTACGTGATCGGCGACCTCACGACGAATCTGGCGCCGGCCGATCCGGCAGCGCGGTTGTCGAATGACCCGAACGGCGACTTTGGTATCGACGCCAAGCTGGGTGTCACCGAGGGACTCACCGCCGACTTCACCCTGAATCCCGACTTCGCGCAGGTTGAAGCGGACGAACAACAGATCAACCTGACGCGCTTCAACCTCTTCTTTCCCGAGAAGCGCGAGTTCTTCCTGGAGAACCAGGGGATCTTCAGCTTCGGCGGCGGCGCGACGAGCGGCCGTATTGCGGGAGCGAACGACATGCCGATTCTGTTCTACAGCCGGCGGATCGGCCTCGAGGGGACGCGGGAGGTGCCCCTCCGGGCGGGGGGCCGGCTGACTGGCCGGGCCGGCGCGTTCACGCTCGGGGCGATCAACATCCACTCGGGCGAGCTGCTTGCCGACGCGCCGGTCTCGACCAGCCTGACCCCCGGCGCGTTGGCCGCCGCGGCGCCGCTCGCGCCCGGCACCAACTTCACCGTGCTCCGGGCGAAACGCGACATCCTGCGGCGCAGCACCATCGGCCTGCTCTTCACCGGCCGGTCGCAGAGCCGGATCGGCGACGGGTCGAACGAGGCGTACGGCGCCGACGCCGTCTTCGGCTTTTACGACGACGTCACGATCAACACCCACTGGGCGCAGACCCGCACGCCCGGGCTCACCGGCAACGACACCAGCTACCGCGCACAGCTCGACTACCGGGGCGACCGGTACGGCGTAGAGTTGGAACACCTGCTGGTCGGCGATTCCTTCAATCCGGAGATCGGCTTCGTCCGCCGTCGCGACATGCGGCGCAGCTACGGCCTGTTCCGCTTCAGCCCCCGGCCGCAGAATATCGGTTGGGTCCGCCGCTTCCTGTGGAGCGGGTCGTTCGCCTACGTCGAAAACCTGGCCGGCCAGGTAGAGACACGCGAGGCAACCGGCATCTTCACGATTGAACTCGACAACAGCGATATGTTCACGGTGAACGCCATGAAGTCGTACGAGTTCCTGCCGGTGCCGTTTCCGATCGCGAGGGGCGTCACGTTACCGGTTGCCGGCTACGATTTCACCAACGGCCAGGTGAGCTACCAGTTCGGGCCGCAGCGACGGATCGGCGGCACGATGATGGTGGAGCACGGCACCTTCTACAGCGGAACGAAGACCGCCTTCACGGTCAGCCGGGGACGCGCCAGCATTACGAACCAGTTCTCGGTGGAACCAAGCTGGTCGATCAACCAGATCGACTTGGTGGAGGGGTCGTTCACGACGAATCTGATCGGCTCGCGGATCACCTACACGATGACGCCGCTGATGTTCGCCAGCGCGCTGCTGCAGTACAACTCCGCCGCCGACGCGGTCTCCGCCAACGTCCGGTTCCGCTGGGAGTATCAGCCGGGCAGCGAGCTGTTCATCGTCTTCAACGAACAGCGCGACACGACGATGCGGCGCTTCCCCGGCCTCGTGAACCGGGCGTTCGTCGTGAAGTTCAACCGGCTGTTCCGCTTCTGACCGGCAGCCCTGGTGCAGAAGCCTCCAGACCCGCAGAGGCTATCGAACCCGCCCGTCATCCAGCCTGTTTGAGAGTAGGATAGGGACTTCGACGCGAAGGAGACCGCCATGAAAACCCTCCGAATCGCTGTCGCCGCCGTGACCATCGGCGGTGCCGTCGCGCTTGCCGCGCCGTCGGTCCTCGCGCAGTCGTCGGACGGCTCCGCGCCCACGATGCCGATGCGCACTCCCGACGGCCAGCCCGACATCTCCGGGATCTTCACCTTCCGGACGCTCACCCCGCTGCAGCGTCCCGCCGCTCTCGCCGACAAGGAGACCCTTGACCCGGAGGAAGCGGCGCAGTTCGAGGCGTCCGAGCGGGTGCGGCTGAACCGCGATCTCTTCGACCCCGAGACTGGCGCGCCGAGCGCCGGCTACCAATCACGCGCCGAAGGCGGCGTCCTTTCGTACAACGAGTTCTGGTACGAGCGAGGCATCGAGCTCACCAGCGACAAGCGGACCTCGCTCGTGGTCGATCCGCCAAGCGGCCGGATTCCGTATACCGACGAGTTCGCCCGGGCGCAGCAGATCCGCCGGCTCAACCTCCGGAACGGCTTCGCCGACCACTACACCGACCGCAGCCTCGGCGACCGTTGCCTGATGGGCTCGAACTCCGGTCCGCCGATGCGCCCTGGGTCGTACAACAACAACGTGCACATCTTCCAGACGCCCGGCTACGTCGCGCTGCTGAACGAACACATCCACAACGTCCGGATCATCCCGATCGATCAGCCGCACGCCGA comes from Acidobacteriota bacterium and encodes:
- a CDS encoding carbohydrate binding family 9 domain-containing protein, whose translation is MATRVPALVFAAALALAAPAVTAGQPGEAGSQPAAQSAPTAPTEIFGPAPPVPPAVIVRDASGVTLRATRIGQRIDIDGDLDEEIYEQVQSMSDFIQNDPVEGAPATERTEVWLLFDDDNVYVVARCWETRPDRIVANEMRRDNFRVVRDDNFAWSFDTFYDRRNVIMFEVTAVGGRIDAQTTNESQVNMDWNPIWDFSVGRFEGGWTMEAALPFKSLRYRAGGPQVWGFQARRVNRWKNESSYLTPLSAAQGLRGHFRASLAATLVGIDAPPASRLFEVKPYVIGDLTTNLAPADPAARLSNDPNGDFGIDAKLGVTEGLTADFTLNPDFAQVEADEQQINLTRFNLFFPEKREFFLENQGIFSFGGGATSGRIAGANDMPILFYSRRIGLEGTREVPLRAGGRLTGRAGAFTLGAINIHSGELLADAPVSTSLTPGALAAAAPLAPGTNFTVLRAKRDILRRSTIGLLFTGRSQSRIGDGSNEAYGADAVFGFYDDVTINTHWAQTRTPGLTGNDTSYRAQLDYRGDRYGVELEHLLVGDSFNPEIGFVRRRDMRRSYGLFRFSPRPQNIGWVRRFLWSGSFAYVENLAGQVETREATGIFTIELDNSDMFTVNAMKSYEFLPVPFPIARGVTLPVAGYDFTNGQVSYQFGPQRRIGGTMMVEHGTFYSGTKTAFTVSRGRASITNQFSVEPSWSINQIDLVEGSFTTNLIGSRITYTMTPLMFASALLQYNSAADAVSANVRFRWEYQPGSELFIVFNEQRDTTMRRFPGLVNRAFVVKFNRLFRF